Proteins found in one bacterium genomic segment:
- the cmk gene encoding (d)CMP kinase encodes MRSRPVVTIDGPSGAGKTTVSKRLAEAAGMTRVDTGAMYRAVALAARSKGIPWDDPVRLGRVARELDLSFRTVAGEPRVFLSGEDATVALRAPEISMGASEVSAHGPVREALVAKQREIAREGGVVLEGRDTGTVVVPDAEVKFFLDAAAAVRALRRHREISPPQPFEEVLRDVLRRDVQDSTRENSPLRVADGAVYVDSTMMTVDEVVREMLRRLPGVPR; translated from the coding sequence ATGAGGAGCCGCCCGGTCGTCACCATCGACGGGCCTTCGGGGGCGGGGAAGACCACGGTGTCGAAACGTCTCGCGGAGGCCGCCGGGATGACCCGCGTCGACACGGGCGCGATGTACCGGGCGGTCGCCCTGGCGGCCCGAAGCAAGGGAATCCCCTGGGACGATCCCGTTCGCCTCGGAAGGGTGGCCCGGGAGCTGGACCTTTCGTTCCGGACCGTCGCGGGGGAGCCGCGCGTCTTCCTTTCGGGAGAGGACGCGACCGTCGCTCTCCGCGCGCCGGAGATCAGCATGGGGGCCTCCGAGGTCTCCGCCCACGGCCCGGTCCGCGAGGCGCTGGTGGCGAAGCAGAGGGAGATCGCGCGGGAGGGGGGCGTCGTCCTCGAAGGACGCGACACCGGCACGGTCGTCGTTCCCGACGCGGAGGTGAAGTTCTTCCTGGACGCCGCGGCCGCCGTGCGGGCCCTGCGCCGCCACCGCGAAATTTCCCCACCCCAGCCGTTCGAGGAGGTGCTGCGGGACGTTCTCCGGCGCGACGTGCAGGACAGCACACGGGAGAACTCCCCCCTCCGGGTGGCCGACGGCGCCGTGTACGTCGACTCGACGATGATGACGGTCGACGAGGTGGTGCGGGAGATGCTCCGACGCCTGCCCGGGGTCCCGCGGTGA